The following proteins are co-located in the Solanum pennellii chromosome 1, SPENNV200 genome:
- the LOC107008316 gene encoding uncharacterized protein LOC107008316 isoform X3 codes for MGSSSSRIRSSSGSGSGSRPKRSKLKLSSFFCGGASTSQLDHELEDYPQPLVGDFSRNSIAESSSTFSSEVGHATQPETESSSESTSGLSHDAFVEYNLTNAEVNINNTCISNEKHSISDQARDSLAAAVSTESLTRLNTEDSHTVPEECRSSCSQGDSMENHGDVHIESSSDSGSISVTSDSIPRHQFLEGDTSEEATTSGSGFLLLDSELGVHSSQDVLHVDVVSISSNMLSSNIADIGSQETRRNSRRLFWDAISRRSLRRHSDSPTIVFATGHADDVGSRDRWLIDLNGDLHYDGVGFDSGYGAGGNYRRSEQRQTTRSEISERGLEGLGNRVPQQNLCSSGLHPDGTCSCEPLLTTEEFSTLASISRIIILAEALFEVLDEIHQQSFTLSLSTLSLPAPDSVVDSFPVKSHKKLGAVDNAPTDIQHC; via the exons ATGGGTTCCAGTAGCAGTCGTATAAGATCATCATCCGGGTCAGGGTCAGGGTCAAGACCTAAACGGAGCAAGCTCAAACTTTCCTCTTTCTTCTGTGGTGGTGCATCCACTTCTCAGTTGGACCATGAG CTTGAAGATTATCCCCAACCTCTGGTTGGTGATTTTTCTCGGAATTCTATAGCAGAATCTTCTTCAACATTTAGTTCAGAAGTTGGTCATGCTACTCAACCTGAGACAGAATCCTCATCAGAAAGCACTAGTGGTCTTAGTCATGATGCTTTTGTTGAATATAATTTGACAAATGCCGAAGTGAACATCAATAATACATGcatttcaaatgaaaaacaTTCAATATCTGACCAG GCTAGAGACAGCTTGGCTGCAGCTGTTAGTACTGAATCTTTGACGCGCTTGAATACTGAAGACTCTCACACTGTTCCAGAAGAGTGCAGAAGCTCATGTTCACAAGGGGATTCAATGGAGAATCACGGAGATGTGCATATTGAGTCAAGTTCTGATTCTGGATCCATTTCTGTTACTTCTGATTCTATACCAAGGCATCAATTTCTCGAGGGTGATACCTCTGAAGAAGCAACAACTTCAGGTTCAGGATTTCTTTTGCTGGATAGTGAACTTGGAGTACACTCCTCTCAAGATGTGCTACATGTTGATGTGGTGAGTATCTCTTCCAACATGTTATCTAGTAACATTGCTGATATAGGTAGtcaagaaacaagaagaaacaGTAGGAGGCTCTTTTGGGATGCTATATCAAGACGCAGTTTAAGAAGGCATAGTGATTCTCCAACCATTGTTTTCGCAACTGGTCATGCTGATGATGTAGGATCTCGTGACAGATGGCTAATTGATTTGAATGGTGATCTCCATTATGATGGGGTTGGATTTGATTCTGGTTATGGGGCTGGTGGGAATTATCGCAGAAGTGAACAAAGACAAACAACAAGATCTGAG ATATCTGAAAGAGGTCTTGAAGGCCTTGGTAACCGAGTTCCACAACAAAATCTTTGCTCATCAGGCCTTCATCCTGATGGTACATGTTCGTGTGAACCATTACTTACAACTGAAGAGTTCAGTACCCTTGCAAGTATTTCACGAATAATTATACTAGCTGAGGCCTTATTTGAG GTCCTCGATGAGATCCATCAACAATCTTTCACACTTTCGCTATCTACGCTCTCGCTTCCAGCTCCAGATTCTGTTGTGGACTCATTTCCTGTCAAGTCTCACAAGAAGTTAGGAGCTGTAGACAATGCTCCCACTGATATCCAACA CTGTTAG